The Nitriliruptor alkaliphilus DSM 45188 genome includes a region encoding these proteins:
- a CDS encoding GNAT family N-acetyltransferase, with amino-acid sequence MSDASTPVGPPHDLEVGPATVDERGAVIDLFASGQVEPTRHIAYLSLGTEPIAAELTALEPGGWDDVVVARRDGLVIGALAAEHDREPPRVWWHGPAVVDRDDVDFLDVAGALLEAGRARLPAHVTEEELAGDDRHVELTALASRYGFDTAPASAVLSRACTPPPVAPEVAAIRPFTESDRPVVAAIHDATFPNNHQPGHRVDEGTDRTVLVAERDGHVAGYAAVERHEDGSGYLDLVGVDPASRGAGVGAALVVAALVHLGALGCEVANLTVRETNAVARRLYERLGFTEERLVRPHRRGFHLP; translated from the coding sequence GTGTCCGACGCCTCCACCCCCGTGGGGCCGCCTCACGACCTCGAGGTGGGACCGGCGACGGTCGACGAGCGGGGTGCGGTCATCGACCTGTTCGCGTCCGGGCAGGTCGAACCGACCCGCCACATCGCCTACCTGTCGCTCGGGACCGAGCCGATCGCCGCCGAGCTGACCGCGCTCGAGCCGGGCGGATGGGACGACGTGGTCGTGGCCCGGCGGGACGGGCTGGTCATCGGCGCGCTGGCGGCCGAACACGACCGCGAACCGCCGCGGGTCTGGTGGCACGGACCGGCGGTGGTCGACCGTGACGACGTGGACTTCCTCGACGTGGCCGGCGCGCTGCTCGAGGCCGGACGCGCGCGGCTGCCCGCCCACGTGACCGAGGAGGAGCTCGCCGGCGACGACCGCCACGTCGAGCTCACGGCCCTCGCCTCGCGCTACGGCTTCGACACGGCGCCCGCGTCCGCCGTGCTGTCGCGGGCGTGCACGCCGCCCCCGGTCGCACCCGAAGTCGCGGCCATCCGTCCGTTCACCGAGAGCGACCGCCCCGTGGTGGCCGCGATCCACGACGCGACGTTCCCGAACAACCACCAGCCCGGCCACCGCGTCGACGAGGGCACCGACCGCACCGTCCTCGTCGCCGAACGTGACGGTCACGTCGCCGGCTACGCCGCGGTCGAGCGGCACGAGGACGGCTCGGGCTACCTCGACCTGGTCGGGGTCGATCCGGCCTCGCGTGGCGCCGGGGTCGGCGCGGCGCTCGTCGTGGCCGCCCTGGTGCACCTCGGCGCACTCGGCTGCGAGGTCGCGAACCTCACCGTCCGCGAGACCAACGCGGTCGCGCGGCGCCTGTACGAGCGGCTCGGGTTCACCGAGGAACGGCTGGTCCGACCGCACCGTCGCGGCTTCCATCTGCCCTGA
- a CDS encoding histidine phosphatase family protein has product MATILLVRHGQASFGAEDYDVLSDVGHRQAETVAERLGALSDVARVVTGAMVRQRDTAAPLLARLEVTADEDVRFDEYDHVELVRRATDDPGTDLTGIDETDPRRAFQTVLERSLSRWIGGRHDDYHESYAAFRARVRDAVIEVGSRATGTAVVVTSGGVISAVCADALGLDEGGWAQLNTVIVNSSITKLVVGRRGTTLVTINDHAHLEPHGRELLTYR; this is encoded by the coding sequence ATGGCCACGATCCTCCTCGTCCGGCACGGCCAGGCGTCCTTCGGCGCCGAGGACTACGACGTGCTGTCCGACGTCGGGCACCGCCAGGCCGAGACCGTGGCCGAACGGTTGGGCGCCCTGTCCGACGTCGCCCGGGTGGTGACCGGTGCGATGGTCCGCCAGCGCGACACCGCCGCGCCGTTGCTCGCCCGCCTCGAGGTCACCGCGGACGAGGACGTCCGCTTCGACGAGTACGACCACGTCGAGCTGGTGCGGCGTGCGACCGACGACCCGGGGACCGACCTGACGGGCATCGACGAGACCGACCCGCGGCGCGCGTTCCAGACCGTCCTCGAGCGCAGCTTGTCGCGGTGGATCGGCGGACGACACGACGACTACCACGAGAGCTACGCCGCGTTCCGCGCCCGGGTCCGCGACGCGGTCATCGAGGTCGGCTCGCGCGCGACCGGGACGGCGGTCGTGGTCACGTCGGGTGGCGTGATCTCGGCGGTGTGCGCGGACGCGCTGGGCCTCGACGAGGGCGGGTGGGCGCAGCTCAACACGGTCATCGTGAACTCGTCGATCACGAAGCTGGTCGTCGGCCGCCGCGGCACGACCCTGGTCACCATCAACGACCACGCCCACCTCGAACCGCACGGCCGCGAGCTGCTGACCTACCGCTGA
- a CDS encoding class I SAM-dependent methyltransferase, with protein sequence MVREDEALSTNLANWESRVPVHVAAYGIDRFVEDPAHVSDVVRQDATALGDLTGLRVAHLQCHIGTDSVSLARLGAEVVGLDFSPSAIEAARDLSERARTPARFVEADVYEAVEVLGSGFDLVYTTVGIVGWLPSMTRWARVVAALLATGGRLYLRDGHGHPTLMTIDETRTDQQLVMTHPYFGGADPVRWEDDSSYTGEAGALTSPVTYEWHHPLSEIVQAVLDAGLVLTRLHEGDGLDWAFAPWMERGDDGRYRFPGEQRRAVPTEFTLEATRPR encoded by the coding sequence ATGGTGCGCGAAGACGAGGCGCTTTCGACGAACCTGGCGAACTGGGAATCGCGGGTCCCGGTCCACGTCGCGGCCTACGGCATCGACCGTTTCGTCGAGGACCCCGCGCACGTCTCGGACGTGGTCCGTCAGGACGCCACCGCGCTCGGCGACCTGACGGGTCTCCGGGTCGCCCACCTGCAGTGCCATATCGGCACGGACTCCGTCTCGTTGGCGCGCCTCGGTGCGGAGGTCGTCGGCCTCGACTTCTCACCGAGCGCCATCGAGGCCGCCCGCGACCTCTCGGAGCGGGCGAGAACCCCGGCCCGGTTCGTCGAGGCCGACGTGTACGAGGCCGTCGAGGTCCTCGGCAGCGGCTTCGACCTGGTCTACACGACCGTCGGCATCGTGGGGTGGCTGCCGTCGATGACCAGGTGGGCACGGGTGGTGGCCGCGTTGCTCGCAACGGGCGGCCGGCTGTACCTGCGCGACGGCCACGGCCACCCGACGCTCATGACGATCGACGAGACGCGGACCGACCAGCAACTGGTGATGACCCACCCCTACTTCGGTGGCGCCGATCCGGTCCGCTGGGAGGACGACTCCAGCTACACCGGCGAGGCCGGGGCGCTCACCAGCCCGGTGACCTACGAGTGGCACCACCCGTTGAGCGAGATCGTGCAGGCCGTGCTCGACGCCGGCCTGGTGCTCACGCGGCTCCACGAGGGCGACGGGCTGGACTGGGCGTTCGCGCCGTGGATGGAACGTGGCGATGACGGCCGCTACCGGTTCCCCGGCGAGCAGCGCCGGGCGGTGCCGACCGAGTTCACGCTCGAGGCCACCCGCCCGCGCTGA
- a CDS encoding HNH endonuclease signature motif containing protein, with amino-acid sequence MGTTAAAAPDPDDRQGHTDPPFGLPVLAEVPELASFLQLAVDTERMTARLVEALIVLEDAGVAPAATGVGLEQWLAIVGRSTRSDRRMLTTAAAVCRRLPTLRTAFADGEVSWSQVRAVALKVERSPRHLDDRLDAALARAIDGAAGADPDALANVVSWAVTDLQSDDGDDDGAVVPDDVMVLQPRLDGSGGRFHGDFGPVGFAALDTVTDPGPLGTATRQRFGDAADPDQVAANRLTAGRARAARLIDLCRRGGPTDDTAGQAGAVRPPTLIMRAELDTLLGDHRLSAQLLTTLAGGVMHVDSRTARRLVDEHGTDLAWSARGRKVVGRTKTRRPPGWLADAALALHDTCTEPGNCPTAARVCDLDHAVPATAGGPTDIANLAPVCRTANRRKERDGWRATGTADGTRTWHHPRTGLTVRTLPATWRPPDDQHRGPPVDLDRGGRRGPPDRHASDTRRGPPPRAPDRTPPRTTDPPGDPPDPADPTLPF; translated from the coding sequence ATGGGAACCACCGCTGCTGCCGCCCCCGATCCTGACGACCGTCAGGGCCACACCGACCCGCCGTTCGGTCTGCCGGTGCTGGCCGAGGTGCCCGAGCTGGCCTCGTTCCTGCAGCTGGCGGTCGACACCGAGCGGATGACCGCCCGGCTGGTCGAGGCGCTGATCGTGCTCGAGGACGCCGGGGTCGCACCGGCCGCCACGGGCGTGGGGCTCGAGCAGTGGTTGGCCATCGTGGGCCGCTCCACCCGCTCGGACCGCCGCATGCTGACCACAGCTGCCGCGGTCTGCCGACGCCTCCCGACGTTGCGGACGGCGTTCGCTGATGGCGAGGTGTCCTGGTCCCAGGTCCGCGCCGTGGCCTTGAAGGTCGAACGCAGCCCGCGGCACCTGGACGACCGGCTCGACGCCGCCCTCGCACGCGCGATCGACGGGGCTGCCGGCGCCGACCCGGACGCGCTGGCCAACGTGGTGTCCTGGGCGGTGACCGACCTCCAGTCCGACGACGGTGACGACGACGGGGCTGTCGTGCCGGACGACGTGATGGTCCTGCAACCACGTCTGGACGGGTCCGGTGGCCGGTTCCACGGCGACTTCGGACCGGTCGGGTTCGCCGCCCTCGACACCGTCACCGACCCCGGCCCCCTCGGGACCGCGACCCGACAGCGGTTCGGCGACGCAGCTGATCCCGATCAGGTCGCCGCGAACCGGCTGACGGCAGGGCGGGCACGCGCCGCCCGGCTGATCGACCTGTGCCGCCGCGGCGGCCCCACCGACGACACGGCTGGTCAGGCTGGGGCGGTGCGGCCACCCACGCTGATCATGCGGGCCGAGCTCGACACCCTCCTCGGCGACCATCGCCTCTCCGCCCAGCTGCTCACGACGTTGGCCGGTGGGGTGATGCACGTCGACAGCCGCACGGCCCGGCGGCTGGTCGACGAGCACGGCACCGACCTCGCCTGGTCTGCTCGAGGACGGAAGGTCGTGGGTCGGACCAAGACACGACGGCCGCCCGGCTGGCTGGCCGACGCGGCCCTCGCGCTGCACGACACCTGCACCGAACCCGGCAACTGCCCCACCGCCGCCCGGGTCTGTGACCTCGACCACGCCGTCCCCGCCACCGCCGGTGGACCCACCGACATCGCCAACCTCGCACCGGTCTGTCGGACGGCGAACCGGCGGAAGGAACGCGACGGCTGGCGAGCTACCGGCACCGCTGACGGCACCCGCACCTGGCACCACCCCCGCACCGGCCTGACCGTCCGCACCCTCCCGGCCACCTGGCGACCACCCGACGACCAGCACCGCGGCCCACCCGTCGACCTCGACCGGGGCGGCCGCCGCGGACCACCCGACCGACACGCCAGCGACACCCGCCGCGGCCCACCGCCACGCGCACCCGACCGGACGCCCCCGCGGACCACCGACCCACCCGGCGACCCGCCGGACCCCGCCGACCCGACGCTGCCGTTCTGA
- a CDS encoding helix-turn-helix domain-containing protein translates to MLLDEAPVEALEQLVEEARGTGADAARLEELRETSYLALQLRTVLRERRRRESELAALYATAGDLISIRAPQRVLQAIARRARELLDADTAYLTLIDEEAGDTYMRVTDGMVTPDFGRVRLPLGVGLGGLVAQTATPYFTSDYLNDDRFDHAGRIDEVVQAEDIRAILGVPLKLGDEVIGVLFAANRHSRPFTPDEVNLLSSLAAHAAIAIENARLFDRSQRALEELAASTAVVRAHSDAVERAAAVHERLTDIVLQGGSLDDVARAVAEVLGGTVTVLDPNGRPVAGGRDEVPVTQAALTEAWEAGRTISDERDGDRGWVTPVAAGADPLGALALRGRDRLDDADLRTFERAAQSIALLLLHERATAEAELRLRGELLEDLLSGVDRVPEVTTRRTRLLGVDLERPHTVQVASVPGHDRRSLLAAAARIAEDRGGLAAERHGAVVLLVPAGDDLDGLATAVGRPVTCGVAVATGLEQLPAAYEEADRCRRALVALGRDGEVARAADLGVFALLFNRLGREELERFVVATIGPVLDHDEARGTELTATLEAYFDAGGNLVRAAEALHVHVNTLYQRGERIARLLSPSWREPDEALQLHLALQVRRLQAALGE, encoded by the coding sequence TTGCTGCTCGACGAAGCGCCGGTCGAGGCGCTCGAGCAGCTCGTCGAGGAAGCCCGGGGAACCGGGGCCGATGCCGCACGCCTCGAGGAGCTCCGCGAGACCAGCTACCTCGCGCTGCAGCTGCGCACCGTCCTGCGCGAGCGTCGGCGGCGTGAGAGCGAGCTGGCGGCGCTGTACGCCACGGCGGGGGACCTCATCTCGATCCGGGCGCCCCAGCGGGTCCTGCAGGCGATCGCGCGGCGGGCCCGCGAGCTGCTGGACGCCGACACCGCCTACCTCACGCTGATCGACGAGGAGGCCGGCGACACCTACATGCGGGTGACCGACGGCATGGTCACCCCGGACTTCGGGCGCGTCCGGCTGCCCCTCGGCGTCGGCCTCGGTGGGCTGGTCGCTCAGACGGCGACGCCCTACTTCACCTCGGACTACCTGAACGACGACCGGTTCGATCACGCGGGGCGCATCGACGAGGTGGTGCAGGCCGAGGACATCCGGGCGATCCTCGGCGTCCCGCTCAAGCTCGGCGACGAGGTCATCGGTGTGCTGTTCGCCGCCAACCGGCACAGCCGTCCGTTCACCCCCGACGAGGTCAACCTGCTGTCCTCGCTCGCGGCGCACGCCGCGATCGCCATCGAGAACGCCCGGTTGTTCGACCGCTCCCAACGGGCCCTCGAGGAGCTGGCGGCCAGCACGGCGGTGGTGCGGGCACACAGCGACGCGGTCGAGCGTGCGGCCGCGGTGCACGAGCGGCTGACCGACATCGTGCTGCAGGGTGGCAGCCTGGACGACGTGGCCCGGGCGGTCGCCGAGGTGCTGGGTGGGACGGTCACCGTGCTCGATCCGAACGGGCGCCCGGTGGCAGGCGGGCGTGACGAGGTCCCGGTGACGCAGGCTGCCCTGACCGAGGCGTGGGAGGCCGGGCGGACGATCAGCGACGAGCGGGATGGGGACCGCGGTTGGGTCACCCCGGTGGCGGCGGGCGCGGATCCGCTCGGAGCGTTGGCGCTGCGGGGTCGCGACCGGCTCGACGACGCTGACCTGCGCACCTTCGAGCGGGCCGCGCAGTCGATCGCGCTGCTCCTGTTGCACGAGCGCGCCACCGCCGAGGCCGAGCTGCGGCTGCGCGGCGAGCTGCTCGAGGACCTGCTCAGCGGCGTCGACCGTGTTCCCGAGGTCACGACCCGGCGCACCCGGCTGCTCGGTGTCGACCTCGAACGTCCGCACACCGTGCAGGTCGCGTCGGTCCCCGGGCACGACCGTCGGAGCCTGCTTGCGGCGGCGGCCCGGATCGCCGAGGACCGCGGCGGGTTGGCGGCGGAGCGGCACGGCGCCGTCGTCCTGTTGGTCCCAGCGGGCGACGACCTCGACGGGCTGGCCACGGCCGTCGGTCGTCCGGTGACCTGCGGCGTGGCGGTCGCGACGGGGCTCGAGCAGCTGCCAGCCGCCTACGAGGAGGCGGATCGGTGCCGGCGCGCCCTGGTAGCGCTCGGCCGCGACGGTGAGGTCGCCAGAGCAGCGGACCTCGGGGTGTTCGCGCTGCTGTTCAACCGGCTCGGTCGCGAGGAACTCGAACGCTTCGTGGTGGCCACCATCGGTCCGGTCCTGGACCACGACGAGGCGCGGGGGACCGAGCTGACGGCGACGCTGGAGGCCTACTTCGACGCTGGCGGCAACCTCGTCCGCGCGGCCGAGGCGTTGCACGTGCACGTCAACACCCTCTACCAACGCGGCGAACGCATCGCCCGGTTGTTGTCACCGAGCTGGCGCGAACCGGACGAGGCGCTCCAGCTCCACCTCGCGCTCCAGGTCCGCCGGTTGCAGGCCGCCCTCGGCGAGTGA
- a CDS encoding HNH endonuclease signature motif containing protein, whose translation MGTTAAAAPDPDDRQGHTDPPFGLPVLAEVPELASFLQLAVDTERMTARLVEALIVLEDAGVAPAATGVGLEQWLAIVGRSTRSDRRMLTTAAAVCRRLPTLRTAFADGEVSWSQVRAVALKVERSPRHLDDRLDAALARAIDGAAGADPDALANVVSWAVTDLQSDDGDDDGAVVPDDVMVLQPRLDGSGGRFHGDFGPVGFAALDTVTDPGPLGTATRQRFGDAADPDQVAANRLTAGRARAARLIDLCRRGGPTDDTAGQAGAVRPPTLIMRAELDTLLGDHRLSAQLLTTLAGGVMHVDSRTARRLVDEHGTDLRLVLLEDGKVVGVGTKTRRPPGWLADAALALHDTCTEPGNCPTAARVCDLDHAVPATAGGPTDIANLAPLCRTANRRKERDGWTATGTADGTRTWHHPRTGLTVRTLPATWRPPDDQHRGPPVDLDRSGRRGPPDRHASDTRRSPPPRAPDRTPPRTTDPPGDPPDPADPSMPF comes from the coding sequence ATGGGAACCACCGCTGCTGCCGCCCCCGATCCTGACGACCGTCAGGGCCACACCGACCCGCCGTTCGGTCTGCCGGTGCTGGCCGAGGTGCCCGAGCTGGCCTCGTTCCTGCAGCTGGCGGTCGACACCGAGCGGATGACCGCCCGGCTGGTCGAGGCGCTGATCGTGCTCGAGGACGCCGGGGTCGCACCGGCCGCCACGGGCGTGGGGCTCGAGCAGTGGTTGGCCATCGTGGGCCGCTCCACCCGCTCGGACCGCCGCATGCTGACCACAGCTGCCGCGGTCTGCCGACGCCTCCCGACGTTGCGGACGGCGTTCGCTGATGGCGAGGTGTCCTGGTCCCAGGTCCGCGCCGTGGCCTTGAAGGTCGAACGCAGCCCGCGGCACCTGGACGACCGGCTCGACGCCGCCCTCGCACGCGCGATCGACGGGGCTGCCGGCGCCGACCCGGACGCGCTGGCCAACGTGGTGTCCTGGGCGGTGACCGACCTCCAGTCCGACGACGGTGACGACGACGGGGCTGTCGTGCCGGACGACGTGATGGTCCTGCAACCACGTCTGGACGGGTCCGGTGGCCGGTTCCACGGCGACTTCGGACCGGTCGGGTTCGCCGCCCTCGACACCGTCACCGACCCCGGCCCCCTCGGGACCGCGACCCGACAGCGGTTCGGCGACGCAGCTGATCCCGATCAGGTCGCCGCGAACCGGCTGACGGCAGGGCGGGCACGCGCCGCCCGGCTGATCGACCTGTGCCGCCGCGGCGGCCCCACCGACGACACGGCTGGTCAGGCTGGGGCGGTGCGGCCACCCACGCTGATCATGCGGGCCGAGCTCGACACCCTCCTCGGCGACCATCGCCTCTCCGCCCAGCTGCTCACGACGTTGGCCGGTGGGGTGATGCACGTCGACAGCCGCACGGCCCGGCGGCTGGTCGACGAGCACGGCACCGACCTGCGCCTGGTGCTGCTCGAGGACGGGAAGGTCGTCGGTGTCGGCACCAAGACACGACGGCCGCCCGGCTGGCTGGCCGACGCGGCCCTCGCGCTGCACGACACCTGCACCGAACCCGGCAACTGCCCCACCGCCGCCCGGGTCTGTGACCTCGACCACGCCGTCCCCGCCACCGCCGGTGGACCCACCGACATCGCCAACCTCGCCCCCCTCTGTCGCACCGCCAACCGCCGGAAGGAACGGGACGGGTGGACCGCCACCGGCACCGCCGACGGCACCCGCACCTGGCACCACCCCCGCACCGGCCTGACCGTCCGCACCCTCCCGGCCACCTGGCGACCACCCGACGACCAGCACCGCGGCCCACCCGTCGACCTCGACCGGAGCGGCCGCCGCGGACCACCCGACCGACACGCCAGCGACACCCGCCGCAGCCCACCGCCACGCGCACCCGACCGGACGCCCCCGCGGACCACCGACCCACCCGGCGACCCGCCGGACCCCGCCGACCCCTCCATGCCCTTCTGA
- a CDS encoding AMP-binding protein: MTYRSLRESFRWDLPERCNIAVACADVHAATSLAMIEIVGGRVREHTFGHITEGSNRLANGLDGLGVTRGDRVGIVLPQGFDVAIAHLAVYKLGAIAVPMTQLFGPEAIRHRLADSGARVVVTDTTTLDVVAEVAGELDDVTVVVAADTVTSPHVRLQDLLERASVRAEVAPTGPDDPALLIYTSGTTGSPKGALHGHRVLAGHLSGFDLMFDRFPHPDDRMWTPADWAWIGGLLDAFLPAWSHGRPVIATPRARFDPEWAVALMAEHGVTTAFLPPTALKLMRQADATAGDLQLRSVMSGGESLGSEMLSWGREHLGVTINEIYGQTEANLLVGNSAAIWDVRPGSMGRPYPGHEVAVLADDGAIAPPGVEGELVVRAPDPVLMLRYWNQPEATEEKFVDVPDGAGGTHRWLRTGDVGTVDDDGYFWFTARDDDVIISAGYRIGPAEIEECIIGHPAVALAAAVGVPDEVRGEVVKAFVTLADGVAPSAELRDEIRQRVRTQLAAYEYPREVEFVDELPLTTTGKIRRRDLRDREIARAAGT; the protein is encoded by the coding sequence GTGACGTACCGATCCCTCCGGGAGAGCTTCCGGTGGGACCTGCCCGAGCGGTGCAACATCGCCGTGGCCTGCGCCGACGTCCACGCCGCCACGTCGCTGGCCATGATCGAGATCGTGGGTGGCCGCGTCCGCGAGCACACCTTCGGGCACATCACCGAGGGGTCGAACCGGCTCGCCAACGGGCTGGACGGGCTCGGGGTGACGCGCGGGGACCGCGTCGGCATCGTGCTGCCGCAGGGGTTCGACGTCGCGATCGCCCACCTCGCGGTCTACAAGCTCGGCGCGATCGCGGTCCCGATGACCCAGCTGTTCGGTCCCGAGGCGATCCGCCACCGGCTGGCCGACAGCGGTGCCCGGGTCGTGGTGACCGACACCACGACGCTGGATGTCGTGGCCGAGGTCGCCGGCGAACTCGACGACGTGACGGTGGTCGTGGCCGCCGACACCGTGACCTCCCCGCACGTCCGGCTGCAGGACCTGCTCGAGCGTGCCTCGGTCCGCGCCGAGGTCGCCCCCACCGGCCCGGACGACCCGGCGCTGCTGATCTACACCTCGGGGACCACGGGATCGCCGAAGGGCGCGCTCCACGGCCACCGCGTGCTGGCCGGCCATCTGTCGGGGTTCGACCTGATGTTCGACCGCTTCCCCCACCCCGACGACCGCATGTGGACGCCCGCGGACTGGGCCTGGATCGGTGGGCTGCTCGACGCGTTCCTGCCGGCCTGGAGCCACGGCCGACCCGTCATCGCCACGCCGCGGGCCCGGTTCGACCCGGAGTGGGCGGTCGCGCTCATGGCCGAGCACGGGGTCACCACCGCGTTCCTGCCGCCGACGGCGCTGAAGCTGATGCGGCAGGCCGACGCGACGGCCGGCGACCTGCAGCTGCGATCGGTGATGAGCGGTGGCGAGAGCCTCGGCAGCGAGATGCTGTCCTGGGGCCGGGAGCACCTCGGGGTCACGATCAACGAGATCTACGGTCAGACCGAGGCCAACCTGCTCGTCGGCAACAGCGCCGCGATCTGGGACGTGCGCCCAGGCTCCATGGGGCGGCCCTACCCCGGCCACGAGGTCGCGGTGCTGGCCGACGACGGTGCCATCGCACCTCCGGGCGTGGAGGGCGAGCTCGTCGTCCGGGCGCCGGACCCGGTCCTGATGCTGCGGTACTGGAACCAGCCCGAGGCGACCGAGGAGAAGTTCGTCGACGTGCCCGACGGGGCCGGTGGGACCCACCGCTGGCTGCGCACGGGCGACGTCGGAACGGTCGACGACGACGGCTACTTCTGGTTCACCGCGAGGGACGACGACGTCATCATCTCGGCGGGCTACCGCATCGGTCCCGCCGAGATCGAGGAGTGCATCATCGGGCACCCCGCCGTGGCGCTGGCGGCGGCTGTCGGGGTGCCGGACGAGGTCCGCGGCGAGGTCGTGAAGGCCTTCGTGACCCTGGCCGACGGCGTCGCACCGTCCGCCGAGCTGCGCGACGAGATCCGTCAGCGGGTCCGGACACAGCTGGCGGCGTACGAGTACCCGCGGGAGGTCGAGTTCGTCGACGAACTCCCGCTGACGACCACGGGGAAGATCCGCCGACGTGACCTGCGCGACCGGGAGATCGCGCGCGCCGCCGGCACCTGA
- a CDS encoding ABC transporter substrate-binding protein, which produces MRGTTKRDRRRRSSTALVLALGLVATACGGGGVEGDAAAPESEDGGQEVSDDDGGGGAADDGGAAEGDPIRIGMATTLSGSIALFGEANRNAAQLAVEEINEAGGLLGRPVELIVRDDHAAPEEGVSIARDLIIDEGVVAMLGPVSSGVALAMTEVSAERQVPFIVHTSNTEALTTSSFQPYFVSVVPNTGMEARAQGVDLADEGIMSWATIAPNYEFGQAQVGTFVETIQGENPDVQIIDQQWPELGESDYQPFITAILGRSPEAVYSPLFAGDLVTFSQQAANLGFFDSDVYFTALYETDALRELGDSVDLEGVRAYSRCPFTIDTPEMASFVERYQDRYGEVPSDWACMAYDATMLWAAVVEENGDTDADMFVETVEGFEFTSLRGDITIRPEDHQGSVSSYIAELTYSDEHGMYIYGDITEVPAEDIWLSVEDLEAAR; this is translated from the coding sequence GTGCGAGGGACGACGAAGCGTGATCGACGGCGGAGGTCCAGCACCGCACTGGTACTGGCGCTCGGCCTCGTGGCCACCGCCTGCGGAGGTGGGGGCGTCGAAGGTGACGCTGCCGCGCCGGAGTCGGAGGACGGCGGCCAGGAGGTGAGCGACGACGACGGTGGTGGCGGCGCCGCTGATGACGGCGGCGCGGCCGAGGGCGATCCGATCAGGATCGGCATGGCCACGACCCTGTCGGGATCGATCGCGCTGTTCGGCGAGGCCAACCGCAACGCTGCGCAGCTGGCCGTCGAGGAGATCAACGAAGCGGGTGGCCTGCTCGGCCGGCCCGTGGAGCTGATCGTCCGTGACGATCACGCGGCGCCCGAGGAGGGCGTCAGCATCGCCCGCGACCTCATCATCGACGAGGGCGTGGTCGCGATGCTCGGACCGGTGTCGTCCGGGGTGGCGCTCGCCATGACCGAGGTCTCGGCCGAACGCCAGGTGCCGTTCATCGTGCACACCTCCAACACCGAGGCGCTGACGACCAGCAGCTTCCAGCCGTACTTCGTGTCCGTCGTGCCCAACACCGGCATGGAGGCACGGGCACAGGGGGTCGACCTCGCCGACGAGGGCATCATGAGCTGGGCGACCATCGCGCCGAACTACGAGTTCGGTCAGGCCCAGGTCGGCACGTTCGTGGAGACCATCCAGGGCGAGAACCCGGACGTGCAGATCATCGACCAGCAGTGGCCCGAGCTCGGTGAGTCCGACTACCAGCCGTTCATCACCGCGATCCTCGGACGCAGCCCGGAGGCCGTCTACAGCCCGCTGTTCGCCGGTGACCTCGTGACCTTCAGCCAGCAGGCCGCCAACCTCGGCTTCTTCGACAGCGACGTGTACTTCACGGCGCTGTACGAGACCGACGCGCTGCGTGAGCTCGGCGACTCGGTCGACCTCGAGGGCGTCCGCGCCTACTCGCGCTGCCCGTTCACCATCGACACCCCCGAGATGGCCAGCTTCGTGGAGCGCTACCAGGACCGCTACGGCGAGGTGCCGTCGGACTGGGCGTGCATGGCCTACGACGCCACGATGCTGTGGGCCGCGGTCGTCGAGGAGAACGGCGACACGGATGCCGACATGTTCGTCGAGACCGTCGAGGGCTTCGAGTTCACCTCGCTGCGCGGTGACATCACGATCCGGCCCGAGGACCACCAGGGTTCGGTGTCGTCGTACATCGCCGAGCTGACCTACTCCGACGAGCACGGGATGTACATCTACGGCGACATCACCGAGGTCCCCGCCGAGGACATCTGGCTCTCGGTCGAGGACCTCGAAGCCGCCCGCTGA